The Musa acuminata AAA Group cultivar baxijiao chromosome BXJ3-6, Cavendish_Baxijiao_AAA, whole genome shotgun sequence region CGGTGCTCTGCTCCATATCAGAACCCAAGAAACCGTCCTCCAGGGTGCACCCGCTCAAATCGACATTCAAAAAGTGCGCGGAATCGATCGATCACCTACCAGTACAGAAATCGGTGGAAGGATTCAAGAACAACGTGTGCGGATTGAATCGAGAAGAAAGGAGCGGAGGGTTCCAAGAAACCGAAGCCGAGAGAGATCAAGAAATGGAATAAGGTTTCGGAGGACTTCTTGCAGCTATTTATATGAGCGGATGGAAGGTCTTCTCAGGAGCTTTTCTGTTTTGAGTCTGTTACCGATGCGTCAAGCTCAACCGTCCATCAAAAGTACTTAACTTCACACACGACAAATACCACGatagtctatatatatatatatagacttcctaatttaaaaaaataaaaattaatttgcttgcctttcaagaaaatataaatattgaATATTATAAAAAACAACGAGCTACGTGAGCTCACCCCACTTCACCTCTGCGATGTGACTTAAATCATGGCGTGAATCGCTACATTACGAATAAGAAAGCTATGGGATACAATATTAAGACATTAAATCATATAAATGCTGTCGATATGCTTACGTTACGTTATTCATACAATATTAAGTTTGATCAGACATTCTGACATTAACGGACCCTATACAAATTtacaacatcatcatacttcatcACAGGCTGTACCTCAGTTTAACCCAAATCAAATTGTCTGATCAAACTTGTTGTTAAGCTTAAGAGTGTTGGTTGAAAAAAACACAGAAGTACGGGGTCTTTAATATTCAATTTTATGAAATTTTATGTCAAGGATAGTACACGGTTGATGTAACCAAGGAGACGATGGATTCAAATAATCCCACATCGGGTAGCTACGCGTCTCTGTTGAGATGGGAGTGGTATAAAAGCAGGGGCGGTGCTGATAGAAAACTCATACCTTTCtcggccttttggctaagatcaagtgtagtatctgttcttatcagtttaatatctgatacgtgggtcatcgacccactatgatattaaattaatttttttttggggGAGGGTCCACTACAGTGGCTTGCCACTGGGTCCCTCGTGCGTCGCCCATTCGTTGCACTGCTGCACGGGCCAGGCGCACCCCGACCAAGTCATATGTCCAAACGTTTCTACCGTAGCTGCGATGACCTTTATGGTAAAGCTTAGTCTATTAACACTGCTTTTTGATAAATGCCTTTTCGTTCAACCAGAGCTAAGAAATAAGCCTATTAACACTGTAATTTCGTTTACGAAAGCACCATACTTGTGCTCTTCTCTGTTTTGGCTACACTTGCGTTGAAAATTAAGCCAACGTGAGATTAGGCTTTTTATTCCCTCGTTTGTTAGACCTCCTTTTAATTCATATCATATGATCTTATATCATTAGTTATGACTAATGACTCTTCATGCATATAGTCAACGACCAAAAAGTTTGGCATTCATAAAACTAGAAAAAAATGGGTATATACATTCAGACAAATTTACAGCCAAATCAAATATTGGGTAAAAGATAACCTCAAACATAGGTATTTGTTATGGAAAAATATCATTAACATCTTGGTTGATCCATATGTATATATGATTATCTAAAGTATCTTCAAGATGGATTTGAGGTGACTTTAATATTGACTGAGAAGTAGCTTCATGATGAATCCGAATCCGAGGTGGAGGTATAGAGTTTTCGAGATAAAAATATTACACTCTCGATGTGAAAGTATTATGCTTTCGATATGCCATCTGTATGTAAACCAGGGTCAAGAAATTTTTTTTGATTTGATCCATCCGAAATTTAAGTTAGTAATCTGACATTTTCAAATATGAGCTTAAGTAgttcaagaaaagaaaatctttttttttctatttaggatatatttttataccttaaaaaaataaatgaagttTGTAATATCTTTTCTTATTATAAATAAAGAGGAGTTTATGATTATCTTTTTTATgagaatataaaatttaaaattataaaaaaaatttatgattatctttgttaataaattattttttttactttgaatGACACATGACGACTCCATGTCAATTATGCTAAATTTTCTATATCAATATCCAATGTATTAAACAAAATATTGTTTAACAAGATATCATACTCGGAAACATAAAGATCGTACTGCATTTTAATTCACCCAAATTAAATCTTGCGGAGTTTCTTCATCGACATCATTTATAGAAGAGCTGCAAATGAGAAGCAATTGAATTCACTTATAGTGATGATTTGTGTCTGTAGCATCATTTTTCTTTATTCATTCGAGTTACATACATAAGTCCACGACAGCCCATTTATATGTGATGCAGTCTTTCCTCCAGACCACCTGATGAAATGCCGAACCATTTCCTGAGATCAGCATTCTCTTCTTGAACGACTGGCCTTGGCATTAGATTTGGTTGATACCCTGAAGGAAGAAGGGGGCCGGGGGAAGCATTCAGACTTCCAGGTTATCTTTGGAAACCGACGCCTCCATTTCCTTCGTGTCTGAGCTAATGGATCTCAGATGGGCAATGAACTTGCTGAACTTTGGCCTTTTCTGGGTGATGGCGATGGAGATGTCGTTGGGGAAGAGGTCACGGAGGACAAAGGCATGAATGATGGTGGAAATGAGCAGGGCTGTGACGGTGAAGGTGGAGATGGCAGAGAAGCCTACAGAGAGTGCCTGGGTGAACGCATTGGTAATTTCCATCGAATACTTGATGGTTGCAATCGAGAAGCCAGTCATTGGGAAAGTATACGCCCACCAAGCCAGCGAGAACCTGCCAAATCAATGGACAGAGTCAGTCACGGCAGCAGAAGAAGCAGAGCATCTTCTCCGATGGAAGAACAAATCATCACCTAAAGCCTCGGAAAAAATTGATCCTCACAGCCTGCAAAAAGAACACCAAATTCGTGCGAGTGATTAGCAACACCGAACTCAGGAAAGAAGCGGAAGGTGATGGAGAGATGATGACTCACGAGAGAGACGTAGAGGAAGAAGGCAACGAAGTAAGCAATCCTGGAGCCGTAATCGAAGTCACCGTTGATCCTTGCCCAAGCCATGCAAGCGACACTGGGCGCAGCAACGAACAGGAAGAAAACAGGGTGCAGCTCCTTGGGGAGGGTCTTGTTGGTAGGAAGCCTCTGGTACAGGGTAACAAATAGGACCGTGTAGTGCGCCAATCCAACGGCGAAGAAGAAGATGGGACCTTCTTTGAGCCCCAGGGAGGCGCCCACCAACGCGCCGACGAAGTTGCCTACGATGGACAAATGGTTGGAAGGGTTGGCCACCTTGGACAGCCTGCGTTGGCCTCCCGACATCCACTGCCCGTAGATCTTGAGCTCGAGGCAGAAGATGGGAGCCATGAGGGCGTACCAGACAGCAGCAGGCGGCGTCTCCGTCACCGACGGCGGCACGCCCTGCACCAAGAACAGGCAGGCGATCCAAGGAGCAAAGAAGAAGTTGACTCGGACAGGGTGGTAGTACTCTCGTCTGACCGCTTCGAAGTAGAAGATGACCTTTAGGGCGTAGATGAGGGACACGGTGCTCATCAGCACCAGCGAGATGCACCAGAGGACGAGATTGACGGTCAGGCTCACGTTCAGGAAGCTCACCGACGGCGATGTGGCCAATGCCTTCCATAGGATGGCTTGGGTGCTCACACCGAGGCACATACCGAAGGAAGATATGGGAAACCGGAGGAGGAAAGGCCATTTCTTGTCCTCGGGAAGCACCGACACCTCCGACACCTGCACGAAACAGAGGTGTTCAGTATGCCACAAGAAGCACcgaaacagaagaagaagaagaagaagaagaagaagaagaagaagaagaaggaagtccAAGGAAGAATCGAGCTTGTCGCTTGAGGTTCATCTCGAACCTCGGCGACTAACAGTGGAAACATCAGGCATTAGAAAGTCCTACAAAAGTGTTTGATGTGCATTGCTAGCATGCCTTTCTCTCAGGATGCGAGCTACTCAACATCCTGCATAACTCCTTACGTTGAGGTTCCTCGGATTTAGATTACACATCGATCTGTAACTAAATCTTCTATAGAGGGATGAAGACGATATGAATGATGACTATTGTAATCATGAGATAGAGAGATGAAGGTTGAATACCCTGAGAGTGTCCAGTTCAGGTCCTTCCAAAGCATCGAAGTAGCGATCTACTGCGGGCACAGGCTCGACGTCGATAATGCTGGAGTCATTAGCCTCGTCGTCGGGTTCTTGTGGTTTCCCACGCAAGTTGGACAACTGCCTCTCCAGTCTTCCAGACCATGTCTTGAATGAATCGAAGCGTTTGTCCCTCTGGTTATCATTCCCTGACATCCTTCGACTCTTCTCAAGTGGATCAGCAACGACTCTACCATTTGCCATCACCTTCCCATCGGAACTTACCGGCAGAATAGGCTGAGAGAAGGACTTCCCCTGTTTAGGTTGCTCCGACTCGGCAGCAGTGGGAGTAGCAGATCGAGCAGGTTGAGCCGTCTCACTTGCTCCGGATCCCATTTGGTTAGCTTGCAGGATATGGAATCCGGAAGGAGAGGCCGGAAGGCTTACAGAAAGAGCGTATGACAGATTGCTGCCTTCCTGTGCTGCTGATCTTACCGGAGGAATGCTGATCACAGTGGCAGGAAGATGACAGCACGCGTCTTCGGATCCCTGACACAGAGCACACAGATTTCTAAGCTTCATCACAAATCCGTATATAAAATCAACAGAACCACACAGAACAGCTGACAACGTACTTTGCCCGCAACACTGTCGAAGCCAGCAACCTTTTCGGATGCAGCACACTTGAGAAGAGATGGAAGTTCATCACAGGAAACTTGCTCCATCGGAACCAACTGCACATCATCAGCTCAGCAGATTCAAACAGCTATTACTGCTACTAATACTActattactactactactaaaaGATCATACGTAGCAGACGTTAAACTACATCAGATATCATAACAATATGTGCACTGCCAAGTTACCTAATAACAAAGCTTGGGCCGGAAAAGGAAGTGCAATGAACGAGGGCGGCTTTTCCTGGTATATACCGACAAGGAAGATGAGATGAGAACAACCCTAACAACCACTTGACTAGGGTGGAAAAGAAGACgaggaagaggaaaaggagaaaaggaacACTGCTGGTATGGCAGCGACGGAGCAGAATATAGCGGCCTAACGGCGAGATATTATCTCTGGAACCCTCGCGGAGCTTCCCTTGTCGCCATCTCTCTGCGGTTTCTTGACGGAAACGCAACTTTGATATGTTTAAGCGATTAAAGAAAGCGAGCAGAAAGGCGCGGACTCGCAGAAGCTCGCGGCGTACATCGTTGATCAGCTCCGTATTATTATAGGGCTTGGCGGGTGGAGCAGAGCAGCGACCAGGGGAAGAATGCGCGGGGGACTGCCCGCCACAGTCGTCAAAAGAACTCCACGGCTGCTTTGACCGCCATGGGCCAGCCGATGTCCGACAGCACGTGCTGCCACCTTCGTCGACACGGAAGGACGACTTACCTTCCGCAAGTCGACCGCCGACCGTCGACCGCTGGACATGGAGAAACTTTTGCGGATCGGTCCGCGTGTGATCTCTCCATGCACGTGAGTGATCAGAAGTCATGACAACAAGATCGTGGATCCGatccgatcgatcgatcgatcgatcgatccaccAAAACCGTCCTCCTCACCTCGAGTTATCCATCCTGCGTCGGTCCCGGTGCATGGGGCCGGTACTCCCGACGTCGGTCATCCCATCGTTGGGCACTGAGGTTTCAGCACTCGGCGCACGTTCTTCACGGACGCCACGAGTCCGCGTCTAACACGCGTGGGACCCATCGCGGGGCCCATCGTTGTCGCCGATCACAGTCACGGGGAAGCGTGCCGATCGAGCTTATCGATCGAATCGTGTCACTCATGCCATCGAACGCTCTACCGATACTAAATCGACCAGCATCAGTTTCCCGAGCATGAAAAGCGAGGAATCGAACCAAAGCTCAGATATATGTTTATGGAAGGAAGCCAAATCAAAAGTAGCTGTACTCACCAAGTAAACCTAAGTGATTGATTTGCCTTGTTTTCGAGAGAGGAACACAAGTAATGCTACCCGGAAATCTCCAAAGCTGGCTGTTAAATCAGCAGCTCTCGAACTAaaagacgggggggggggggggggagactaCCAGCTCGGAGCCAACCTCTCACATTGCAAGACCTTCTTCTTGCTTGTGGTTTGGCTTTAAAGACAAGCAAGCAGGCCATGTCTGGCGAGACCGCGTCTGGCTGTTCCAGGAATCTGGTAGCCATTATTATCAGTAAACAGTCCCAAAATGATGGGGACAATGATAAAGGTGTGGATGATTAGCAAGACGGACATGACTTATTCTTGCCATTTGGCATGTACGTCAACCAACGTGGCGCTGGCTCTTCTGGACTCTGCTACATCAGTGGCGTGCATCGCCCCTGAAAGCTGCCAAGGATGATGACCTCACCGGCTTGACAACTCGATCGATAGGCGTATGTCCCACGTACAAGGTCGGCATGAAACGTTTCAGCGACGATTCCATCGAACTAAAAGGCAAAGACGCAATCAGTACTTGGGGAATTTATGAAGGGGTGACTCACACATCTGCCAAGCCACAAGTCACATGCATTGTCGCCAGACCAACGAGCATCCCGGGCTGCTAATTACATCGTTTTCCTTAATCAATTCCCCTCTATATAGACGTGGAACAAATCATTCATGCCATCATACGATGAATCGTGCAGTCATATATGACATATGACCAACAAAATACTTTCCTCTAAAAATCCAACCAAACAATCATTTAGAACACGAGAAAAAAAAGAAGTCTACATACGATCTGCTATACGGGCACGCATCTGCTCGATCTCGAGCGTTGACACTGGTTGCATGGGCGCGGCCAGTTCCGGATGCCAGTTTATCTTTTGTCAAACGCATTGACAATGATCTAATCAAAACCAAGCTTGATAATGCGAGTTCCAAGATGCTTTCCCACATCTACAAACCTACGTTCCTGACTTTGTCTCTATCTCGACCGAACCAGGCAAAAATGACGTTATTAACGAGAAACATGCACGACTTAATTCCATGTTCAGACATTGCATACCGGTTTCGAGAGACGCGGAAGAAAGGTAGTGTGGAGTGAGGACCTCGGAGACGACCACGGGACGAAGGTAATGTCAAAGAAACCCGCAGCTACAGCAATAGCAGTGCGATTGCAGCGATCGAGCGAGCTTGGGTTTCAAACCTGCAGTTCTAAGACGAGGACCGGACGAGAAGCATGCTGACGACGGTGTACTTGGAATGAGACGGGAAGAACTAATATTGTTCCATGCGGAGAGCTCGGTCGGCGTCGTTCCAAGGTCAGGGAAGATGAACGTTGGTTCTTGTAGGAGGGTGCAGATAAAGAGATAAAGCTCCACACCACGGGCGCACCCAGCAACTCCGTGCAGAAAAGTGAGTGGAAGAGGAATGCTTTTCGAATCGCATGGTGGACGCGCGAGCCCAAATTGACGTCAAAAAGCGAGGGATGGAGTGCGGGTCTGTGTCAGACGGCCGGTTTGCTTCCTGGCTGAAGTAATCTGGCATGGTGGCGAGAGCGACCGAGTTCGTTCGTAGCAGTAGTAATGGACGTAAAAGCATTAAAAGGTGAGAGGACTAAGTGGGTAGCCATTAGGGTCAGGTTACGGAATGAAGGATCCACAAAACAGTTTTATATGACTGCTTTGtgagagctctctctctctctctctctctctcatggagaTGGAGGCCAGCAAAGATGTGGCTTGGGCAACAAGTGGTGAGCTTCGCCAACCATGTGTTGCCTCCATGGATCTCTCTTTACGACAGTGTTAGGCCGCGATTGTAAAGCTCCAATCGCAGCAATCTATTTGCGCAGCAGCATGATGTGGTTGAGgaatatttatgatatatttaCTGGTACATTGGAAACAACACTCATCGATTAGGTTAAATGATTAAGATGAAGTGAACAAAACGTTGAAGCTCACAAGCTTGCTTGCTGCTGCATGGCCCCAAACGTGATGTTAGTCAAAGTCCTTGAAGAGTTTTGGGATTAATGATGATGTCTCTATTTTTTGTTTTTCCATTTTGCGAAATATGCGTtaatggaagagagagagagagagagagagagagagagagagagagagagacgtggaGGAGTTGCACAGTGCATGTTTTCGTGCATCAGGGTTATGGAAAGATTTCAAAACTATAAGAAAAAATGACGACGAAAACGAGAAAGACCAAGAGATTAGTTAAcgtgtgattgattatatataaatataattggatggtttttctaattttttttttttatgatgtctctattttttgtttttccatttgatatctttattttCCTCTAATACTCAAAATGCTCTTCATTGTCATTTTCTATTTCATTATCGACTGTGTTGGATAAGGTTACCTCGTTTTTATCTTGTCATGATCATCTTTATTCTATCACAAAGTCTCATCATTTCTATCTCGTTGTGGGTGCTTTTGCCATCGCTATATCGATCTTGTCATTTCAACTGAGTAATTTTCATCTCATCATGGCCCCTTCTATCCTATTATGAGATGTTCTATCACTTTCAACCCATTGTGATCGTCTCTTTCTCCTACACGAGGTCCGTTATTTTCATCTCCCATGTGAAGAATATTTAGGATATTGAAGGAAAATAAAGAtaacaaatgaaaaaaataaaaaatgactttTTTCaagaatatcattaaaaaatattttattggtgatagtgaaattcttttttttaattaaatagtgATTAAGATAGGAGAATGAATATTCTTGGACACTATAGTCTTGTATTCTTATTTCAAATCAACTTTTAAATTGTCTCTTTATTCTAAAAACATGAGTATGTAGATCGTAGTATGCTCCAATGAATCCTATTCGTAATCAATGTTGTGCTCAACGACTTCTTATTTCTTCGTCGCAAAGACTCAAAGCCAAACTTGATGAGCTCGACGAAGAACATTTTCGATTTCTCAAATACAATCAAAGTCGACTCGTATATTTTCCCTATACAAGGAGAACTTTATAAGCACATGGTCTTATCTTTTTAATTACCTAAATATCTACAAAGATGAAGACAAATAAGAAAAAGTTTCCTTCACTTGAAATCATTAACCCCATTACCTGACATGACAGCTTGAATTATGGACGCAATTATTGACCTTAATGCTTGAAGTCTGAGGCTTATGCAGGCCTTCGACTCTCCTGAGACAACAATTTTGAAAAGATGATTTTTCGTTCGAGATTGCTCTTCTCAAGATGTATGAGAATTCTTAGGAAGATGATTTGATATGATCGAGATGGAGGATTAATCCAATGATTTGTGGTCCTGAAGCTTTTATTGCGGGCTTTAGCAGCAGAACACCAAACACGTACCAATGTCACTTGTCcacttatcattattattattaatattctaTAATTATCATTAATGTTCATCTATCATTAGCAGTGTACTACGTGCAAAATAAAATGTGGATCCATCATCAAAGCACGTACGCACCCTAACACTCGCCCACTTAAGTCGTAATCGAAGTTGCGACGTATCCTTCAGCTACCTGTCCTGTACTCTCTTTCTAAACCCGATGAAATGATGTAAATTGACGTGGATGGTGGACCCAAATACCAGGCGTCGACTGAGCCGACCAATAGCATCTCGATACGTAGGCCAGCCGCGGGACCCACGGTGGATCTGTTCCACTTGCGTTTTGGCCGAGCCGTTGATGACTCTCTCGCTTTCCGCAAAGGAGAGTACGGAGTTACGCGGCACAGTGGCCTCGTCACTTAGCCCGTTCTTTTGGTTAATGGGAGACAGACTTACTCCTGCTCTCCTGCTCGTCGTGCCCGGTGGTGGTCCAACACACATAGATGACGTCGACAACGATGCAAGTCTTCGACCTACTTATGCCACCGATCCTGGTGTGTATACGAAAAGAAGACTGCATGCAGGAGAAGAGTGGGTGAGACTAGCGTTTCCAACTTTGCATCGTCGAATCATCGAGCCCATCGTTGATCCTTGGGATGAGGAAACGATCGTGTTCCCTAATAATACTTGCACATTTTACACTCAACATCGTGTCCCATGGTTTCCCCAATCTCATCGTACGCAATGAGTTGGGTCACAACCCATACATTCCTATTCATTTTATTTTCTCCTAATAGAAACCTATTATCCACATAGAAAATATAATTTCCAGCGGCTCGTAGAGACATTCACCGTCGGGTAGGAATGTTTGGGAACACGTGTTGGTCGGGGTGCGCCGGGCCCCTACAGCAGTGCAACGCAGAGGCGACGCGCGAGGGCCCCAGTGGCAAGCCACTGTAGTGGACCCTCCCCCAAAtagaaattaatttaatatcatagtggatcgatgacccacgtatcagatattaaactgataagaacagatactacacttgatcttagccaaaaggccgaGAAAGGTATGAGTTCTCAATCGGCACCGCCCCATCTCTTATAGCGCTGTCATCCCAACCGAGGCCAGAGCTAAAGCGATGTGGGACTATTTCGTCAGTGTCTTAGCTCCCAGCTTTTCTTCATGGGGGAGGAGAAAACCTCACATCACATCATGATGATTAATCTCAACCATCTTGAAATTATATGGCAACTATCATCACTCACTAAACCCtattatgaatataaattaaGCCCATATGTCATCTATAAACTTAGCTTTGAACGATGAATTATATCGATCAAATATATACAATGGTACAGAACGAATGATCCTATGTCCAGATCTTCTTCATGTTATGTTTATATGAACAATCTTTCTACTAATTTCGTGTCTTGattccaagactgtgtcaagaaTACAGGTTGTCGGAGAAGCAACGAAGCTTGTGTTTGTGGcctatcaagaacaaaaagattcGACAGCTTACCAAGAAATGGATAACTTGAGTTCGGTGGCTAaagtagctctctctctctctttccttccaTGGGGCCATTGTTCCAGCTGGAGTTTGCTGGATGACAAGGAGATGTGTGTCGTGATTAGTGCTTCTGTAGCCTGCCAAACTAGTATTATCGTGAAACTATTGCTCCGATGTTTCTGCTCGGAAGTTTTATCTGTTCAGCGCAttcattactaaatggtcatctcATACGTAAGTTGGTTAATGATGCCTCTCATGGAACCATAATTTAGTCTACTGTTGGATTCATCAACGTAATccttttaattataattaattatagttATTAGACGAAAGCTAGCGGGAATAACGTATCCGCGTGCCTCTGCTTTACGATCCGCGCCAGCACGGCTCTTGAGGACGATGAACGGTGATCATCGTGCGCTTCCGCCCACCGGGGAAAGGATCCGACAACCCGTTTCCCGGGATTGCTTCGACTTCAATTCCCACACGCCACCCGCCGCTCCCCTCTTTAACGCCTTCTCTCCTCGACCTTAAAGGAAGGACGAGATTTTTAATAGCCGAACTACTCCCACTGTCTTTTCGCTCGGCTCCTTTAGCTGGATTGCCTTGGCGTGGaggcctcgttggaggaggaagatgcagcagtggcGGCCGGAGAGCGGGGCCATGACGTTCGACGAGGCCTCCGTGGAGAGGAGCAAGAGCTTCGTCAAGTCTCTGCAGGTCTTCCCCGGCCCTTCTCTCCTTTCGCTTCCTTTGCGTCCGCCTCCGGATCGGATCCGCTCCTCTCATCGTTTGTTTCTTGCTAGGGTTTTCGTGAGTGTTTGTTTTTGTGCGACTCGAGGACTGCGGTAATTTGTGTTGGGCGTCGCGAAAAATTCCTCCTTTTTCGTTCCCAAGTTTTTCTGCTCCTCCGGTGATGGAATGGACTTAGGATAGGGCGTAATCTGCTGACTTCTTGTGGTGCTTCGAGTCGAGATAGCAGCTGTGATGTGGATGTAATCCGCTACTGACTCTGCGCAGGAACTCAAGAACCTGAGACCTCAACTCTACTCTGCTGCGGAGTACTGTGAAAAGTCTTACCTCCACAATGAGCAGAAACAGACGTAAGGTTTATTCCCCCAACAAAAACCTCTGCATGACCGATTACAATTGTCTCTCTATCATTCGTTTTAGCCCCCATAGTGAAAGAACAAATACCGCAACAATTGCTTGCTTGCATAGTTAATTAGGGGgatatcataattaaaatttatagttCTAAATGCAGATTGTCATATTTATCTTTGGGATTTTAGGGTATTGGATAATCTAAAGAATTATGCTGGGCGAGCCCTTGTGAACGCTGTAGATCATCTTGGCACGGTTGCCTACAGACTGACCGACCTGTTCGAACAACAAATGCTGGACGTATCGACCATGGAGATGAAGATTTCATGTTTGAATCAGGTACGCATTGTCTGATGAATCGGTAGCGCTTCAACATGTCGTGCAGAGTTAATTCTTCCTGTTTTCATCTCAGCGAGCTTTTGCTTGCCAAGCTTATGGCGATACAGAAGGTCTTAGTAAGCTTCAGATGACGGGGAGAATCTCGAGACATCACAAGCATTACAGTCT contains the following coding sequences:
- the LOC103989618 gene encoding S-type anion channel SLAH2, producing the protein MEQVSCDELPSLLKCAASEKVAGFDSVAGKGSEDACCHLPATVISIPPVRSAAQEGSNLSYALSVSLPASPSGFHILQANQMGSGASETAQPARSATPTAAESEQPKQGKSFSQPILPVSSDGKVMANGRVVADPLEKSRRMSGNDNQRDKRFDSFKTWSGRLERQLSNLRGKPQEPDDEANDSSIIDVEPVPAVDRYFDALEGPELDTLRVSEVSVLPEDKKWPFLLRFPISSFGMCLGVSTQAILWKALATSPSVSFLNVSLTVNLVLWCISLVLMSTVSLIYALKVIFYFEAVRREYYHPVRVNFFFAPWIACLFLVQGVPPSVTETPPAAVWYALMAPIFCLELKIYGQWMSGGQRRLSKVANPSNHLSIVGNFVGALVGASLGLKEGPIFFFAVGLAHYTVLFVTLYQRLPTNKTLPKELHPVFFLFVAAPSVACMAWARINGDFDYGSRIAYFVAFFLYVSLAVRINFFRGFRFSLAWWAYTFPMTGFSIATIKYSMEITNAFTQALSVGFSAISTFTVTALLISTIIHAFVLRDLFPNDISIAITQKRPKFSKFIAHLRSISSDTKEMEASVSKDNLEV
- the LOC135641289 gene encoding probable protein ABIL1 isoform X3, with translation MQQWRPESGAMTFDEASVERSKSFVKSLQELKNLRPQLYSAAEYCEKSYLHNEQKQTVLDNLKNYAGRALVNAVDHLGTVAYRLTDLFEQQMLDVSTMEMKISCLNQRAFACQAYGDTEGLSKLQMTGRISRHHKHYSLPNSGRRSLQSSSQWPAGGNANPCKARPHSHAPGKPGSKTLSWHLASEANSAQNEAPPLPAPCTGDAKSSKIDSQVFHLLGS